The nucleotide window AAGCTGTGCGGGCTCCCCCTGGCCACGTACTTCTCGGCGCCGCGCATCCGCTGGCTGCTCGAACGCACACCCGGGCTGCGCGAGCGCGCCGAGCGCGGCGACGTCCTGTTCGGCACCATCGAGAGCTGGCTGATCTGGAACCTCACCGGCGGCGCCGAGGGCGGCGTGCACGTCACCGACGTCACCAACGCCTCGCGCACCATGCTGATGAACCTGCGCACGCTCAACTGGGACGACGAGCTGCTGGAGTTCTTCGACGTCCCGCGCGCGATGCTGCCGGAGATCCGGTCGTCGACGGAGGTCTACGGCACGACCAGCCGCGTCGTCCCCGGCATCCGGATCGCCGCCGCGCTGGGCGACCAGCAGGCCGCGCTGTTCGGCCAGACCTGCTTCGCCCCCGGCGAGGCGAAATGCACCTACGGCACCGGCAGCTTCCTGCTGCTCAACACCGGCCCGACGCCGGTGCTGTCCACCCACGGCATGCTCACCACGGTCGGCTTCAAGATCGGCGACGAGCCGGCGGTGTACGCCCTCGAAGGGTCGATCGCCGTCACCGGCTCGCTGGTGCAGTGGTTCCGCGACGGCCTGGAGCTGATCGGCAGCGCACCCGAGATCGAGACGCTCGCCCGGACGGTCGAGGACAACGGCGGCTGCTACATCGTGCCCGCGTTCTCCGGGTTGTTCGCGCCGCACTGGCACAGCGAAGCGCGGGGCGTGATCGCCGGGCTGACGTCGTACATCACCAAGGGCCACCTGGCGCGGGCGGTGCTGGAGGCGACCGGCTGGCAGACCCGCGAGGTCGTCGACGCGATGAACGCCGACTCGGGGCTGGCGCTGTCGACGTTGAAGGTCGACGGCGGGATGACCGCGGACAACCTGCTGATGCAGTTCATCGCCGACGTCCTCGACGTGCCGGTGGTGCGCCCGATGGTGGCCGAGACGGTGTCGCTCGGCGCGGCCTACGCGGCGGGGCTGTCGGTCGGGTACTGGCCGGACCTGGAAGGGCTGCGGCGCAACTGGCACCGGGCCGGCCAGTGGCTGCCGGCGATGGACCCGGCCCGCCGTGACTCCGAGTACGCGCACTGGCGCCAAGCCGTCGAGCTGACGTTCGGCTGGATGCGCCCGGCCCCGGCCGCGGCGGCGCCCGGTTCGGATCTGGTCGAGGTGGTGCTGGCCGACCACCGCCGGTTCGAGCAGCTGCTACGCGACCTGCGCAACAGCGAAGCCGACCGGCCGGCGCTGGTGGCGGAGCTGTCGGCGCTGCTGGTCGCGCACGTGACGGCGACCGAGCGGATCGTCCGCCCGGCCGCGCCCGGCACCCCGTTCGCCGACGACCTGCTGGCGGTCCTGGCTGGCGACGACTTCGAGAAGGCGTTGCTGCGCCTGGAGAACGCCGTCGACGCCCACGTCCGCGGGGAGGAACGCGGGCTGCTGAACGAGCTTCGGCGGAGTATGTCCACTTCGGACCGGACCGGGCTGGGCCGCGCGTTCGTCGCGGAACGCCGTCGCCAGCTGGACCTGGACTGCGGCACGGCGGACCACGTCCGCGGGCTCGGCGACCGCCTGAAGCTTTAACCCGTTGCCCGGGCACGGTTCGTCTGCCAGAGTTCTCCGCAGTCGTCCGGACCCGCCTTGGCCGGGCCGTTCCGCCACGGGACTCCCCCATGTCATCCGGATATCGTTCGGTGCTGCGCGTTCCCGGCGCCGCCGCCTTCTTCTGCACCGCCGCCGCAGGGCGCGTGGGCATCGCCATGACCGGCCTCGGCCTGCTGTGGCTGCTCCACGCCCGCACCGGCTCCTACGGCACCGCCGGTCTCGGCACGGCCGGGTTCGCCCTCGCCGAAGCCGGGCTCGGCCCGCAGCTCGCCCGCCTGGCCGACCGGTTCGGCCAGCCTCGCGTCCTGCCGTTTTCGGTGGCGGCACACGGGATCGCCGTCGCCGGGGTGCTCTGGGCGCCCACCCCGGCGGCGGTCGCCTTCGCCGTCTGCGCGGGCGCGGCCGTCCCCCAGCTCGGCGCGCTTTCCGCGGCCCGCTGGGCGCACCTGCTGCGGCCCGCCGACCTGCCCACCGCCTTTTCGCTGGAGTCACTGGCCAACGCGTCGGCGTTCTTCGTCGGGCCGGTCCTGGTCACCGCGCTCGGGGCAGCCGGGCACGCGCCCTTGGCCAGTGCCCTCGCCGCGGCCCTGATCGTCGGCGGCGGCGCGGCACTGGCCGTCCAGCGCCGGACCGCGCCACCGCCCGCTCGCCCCGCTTCGCTGCGGCCGCGGTTCCTGCGCCTGCCGCTGCTGAACCTGGCCGTCGGGCTGTACTTCGGCACCATGGGTGTCTCCGTGAGCGCGTTCGCCACGGAGCACGGCGTGCCCGGTGCGGCCGCGCCGATCGTCGCCGCCGGGAGCGTCGCCGGGCTGGTTTCGGGCTGGCTCTACGGACTGCGGCGGCGCCGCGCCCCCGCCCGTCGCCGGCTCGTCGTCGCCGCGGCGTACTTGGCGGCCACGGCGTTGCTGCTCCCCCTGGCGCCGTCGGCGCTCTGGCTCGGCGCGGCGGTGGTGATCACCGAGGCGGCGATCCCGCCCACCCTGGTCCAGCTGAACGTCCTCACCGAGCGGGCGGTCGACCCGGCGGTCCGCACCCAGGCGTTCACCTGGAACAACTCCGCCAGTGCGGCGGGTTCGGCGCTGGCGGCGTTCCTCGCCGGGCACACCGCGGACGGGCTGGGCGCCTCGGCCGCGTTCGTCCTCGCTCCGGTGGCCGGGCTGGTGTTACTCGCGTTGGCCGTCACTGTGCCATCGGAGTGACTCCGGGTCGGGCCCCTGCCCCCGCGCGGTGCCGAGGAGAAGACTGCGGACACCGTTTCGCCACTGGAGGGAGCACTCGTGTCCGCAGCCGCCGACCAGGCCTTGCTGTCCCTGTCCACCCCGGCCGGGATCGCCGATCCGTA belongs to Amycolatopsis tolypomycina and includes:
- the glpK gene encoding glycerol kinase GlpK, with protein sequence MVQRYVMSIDQGTTSTRCILFDARGRLVSVVQREHQQHFPRPGWVEHDATEIWRNVSRIVPQALADAGATAEQVVGLGIANQRETTVLWDRRTGNPVGRAIVWQDTRTDAMLEQLAREPGADRVRKLCGLPLATYFSAPRIRWLLERTPGLRERAERGDVLFGTIESWLIWNLTGGAEGGVHVTDVTNASRTMLMNLRTLNWDDELLEFFDVPRAMLPEIRSSTEVYGTTSRVVPGIRIAAALGDQQAALFGQTCFAPGEAKCTYGTGSFLLLNTGPTPVLSTHGMLTTVGFKIGDEPAVYALEGSIAVTGSLVQWFRDGLELIGSAPEIETLARTVEDNGGCYIVPAFSGLFAPHWHSEARGVIAGLTSYITKGHLARAVLEATGWQTREVVDAMNADSGLALSTLKVDGGMTADNLLMQFIADVLDVPVVRPMVAETVSLGAAYAAGLSVGYWPDLEGLRRNWHRAGQWLPAMDPARRDSEYAHWRQAVELTFGWMRPAPAAAAPGSDLVEVVLADHRRFEQLLRDLRNSEADRPALVAELSALLVAHVTATERIVRPAAPGTPFADDLLAVLAGDDFEKALLRLENAVDAHVRGEERGLLNELRRSMSTSDRTGLGRAFVAERRRQLDLDCGTADHVRGLGDRLKL
- a CDS encoding MFS transporter, whose protein sequence is MSSGYRSVLRVPGAAAFFCTAAAGRVGIAMTGLGLLWLLHARTGSYGTAGLGTAGFALAEAGLGPQLARLADRFGQPRVLPFSVAAHGIAVAGVLWAPTPAAVAFAVCAGAAVPQLGALSAARWAHLLRPADLPTAFSLESLANASAFFVGPVLVTALGAAGHAPLASALAAALIVGGGAALAVQRRTAPPPARPASLRPRFLRLPLLNLAVGLYFGTMGVSVSAFATEHGVPGAAAPIVAAGSVAGLVSGWLYGLRRRRAPARRRLVVAAAYLAATALLLPLAPSALWLGAAVVITEAAIPPTLVQLNVLTERAVDPAVRTQAFTWNNSASAAGSALAAFLAGHTADGLGASAAFVLAPVAGLVLLALAVTVPSE